One Osmerus mordax isolate fOsmMor3 chromosome 25, fOsmMor3.pri, whole genome shotgun sequence DNA window includes the following coding sequences:
- the phka1b gene encoding phosphorylase b kinase regulatory subunit alpha, skeletal muscle isoform isoform X2 — protein sequence MRSRSNSGVKLDNYSRMVQKTILCHQDPVTGLLPRTADSPHAWVRDNVYSILSVWGLSLAYRKNADRDEDKAKAYELEQNVVKLMRGLLQCMMRQIEKVEKFKYSKSVGDCLHAKFSSQTCAPVVGDDEWGHLQVDATSIFLLFLAQMTASGLHIVYTRDEVDIIQNLMFYIEAAYKVADFGMWERGDKTNKGIPEINVSSIGMAKAALEALDGLNLFGAKGGPESVVHALADDIQHCQSILSSMLPRASTSKEVDAGVLSIISYPAFAVEDLSIVTLTKEEIISKLQDSTRLYYESSELKLFENIECEWPLFWTYLILDGIFTKSPEQVHEYREALEAIVIKQKDGIRLVPELYSVPPDKVDEEYMKPHSVERVAQGQCPLKWAQSLYVLGSLLDEGFLAPGEIDPLNRRFSTIPKPDVVVQVIILAETEEIKQLLQHQGIDSETLEDIHPIRVQPSRVLSHIYARLGRNQRLGLTGRPYRRIGVLGTSKFYLIRDTVFSFTPQFFDHQQFYLALDNNMIVEMLRTDLSYLCSRWRMTGRPTVSFPVLQSMLTDDQKEVDPAVLATLKKLQDGYYGGARVQTGKMSQVLCTSSCAHLTFMDCEVDDLAQYLDQLLAVPEETQKISNTEGGLNRFRAAANKTLEMVSLVHKARQLDIHNVQMYLPTKLFRGPQPSLHLLDSQRSSIQAPISLPRDVSGGVDHQALVQMLRTCQNLQDQADILYIFYKDKGMDWDTRLHGKGSTVRHLLSQLYSQAGALKHWGLIRMMSGMLRMKVEELDEACSDLLAHQKHLTVGLPPEPREKTISAPIPPDQLAKLIDTASENNLTIAVLTQEIMVFLAMIIRTQPGLFSEMFRLRIGLIIQVMATELAQSLNCSGEEATESLMNMSPSELKNLLQLILSGKEFGVQKSVRSTGANSVAIQESEASKTERPADRTSSSKHSSDIRLSLSVHSLDIEHIESGRYRQPSIESFQGPAVKPVKDGRQGQWLRRRRLDGAINRVPVGFYQKVWKILQKCHGLSIEGWVLSSSTTSEMTPGEIKFAVHVETVLNRVPQPEYRQLLVEAILVLTLLAELEVETIGSIIHVEKIVYMASDMFYQDQKDLGAEESLLERDQSNGICRLLYDSAPSGRFGSMTYLSKAVATYVQDYLPGGACAIQ from the exons ATGAGGAGTCGCAGCAACTCTGGGGTGAAGTTGGACAACTATTCCCGCATGGTACAGAAGACCATCCTGTGTCaccag GACCCAGTGACAGGCCTGTTGCCGAGGACAGCAGATTCACCCCATGCGTGGGTGAGGGACAACGTCTAcagcatcctgtctgtctgggggcTCAGCCTGGCCTACAGGAAGAATGCTGACCGGGACGAGGACAAGGCAAAGGCCTACGAACTGGAGCAG AATGTGGTCAAGCTGATGAGAGGTCTGCTGCAGTGTATGATGAGACAg ATTGAGAAGGTGGAGAAGTTCAAGTACAGTAAGAGCGTGGGGGACTGCCTGCACGCCAAGTTCAGCTCCCAGACCTGCGCTCCAGTGGTGGGGGACGACGAATGGGGACACCTGCAGGTCGACGCCACCTCCATCTTCCTGCTCTTCCTAGCTCAGATGACTGCCTCAG GACTCCATATTGTGTATACTCGTGATGAGGTGGACATCATCCAGAACCTCATGTTTTACATCGAGGCAGCTTATAAAGTAGCA GATTTTGGCATGTGGGAGCGAGGCGACAAAACCAACAAGGGCATTCCTGAGATCAACGTCAGCTCCATCGGCATGGCCAAG gccgcACTGGAGGCCCTGGATGGTCTGAACCTGTTTGGAGCgaaagggggtccagagtcAGTGGTCCACGCCCTAGCGGACGACATACAGCactgccag tccaTCCTCAGCTCCATGTTGCCCCGCGCCTCCACATCCAAGGAGGTCGACGCAGGCGTGCTGTCCATCATCTCCTACCCCGCCTTCGCTGTGGAAGACCTCAGCATTGTCACCCTCACCAAGGAGGAGATCATCTCCAAGCTGCAG gaCTCCACCCGTCTCTACTATGAGTCATCAGAGCTGAAGCTGTTTGAGAACATAGAGTGTGAATGGCCTCTGTTCTGGACCTACCTCATCCTTGACGGCATCTTCACCAAGAGCCCTGAGCAG GTGCATGAGTACCGAGAGGCGCTAGAGGCCATCGTGATCAAACAGAAGGACGGGATCCGTCTAGTGCCGGAGCTCTACAGCGTCCCTCCTGACAAG GTGGATGAGGAGTATATGAAGCCACACTCTGTGGAGCGAGTTGCCCAGGGCCAGTGTCCTCTGAAGTGGGCTCAGTCTCTCTACGTGCTGGGCTCCCTGCTGGACGAG GGCTTCCTGGCTCCGGGGGAAATCGACCCGCTGAACCGTCGCTTTTCCACCATCCCCAAGCCTGATGTTGTGGTGCAAG tgatAATCCtagcagagacagaggagatcAAGCAGCTGCTGCAGCACCAGGGCATCGATTCTGAGACGCTGGAGGACATCCACCCAATCAGAGTTCAGCCTTCCAGAGTGCTGAGTCATATCTACGCCCGGCTAG GTCGCAACCAGCGGTTGGGGTTGACCGGGAGACCGTACCGTCGTATTGGGGTGCTGGGAACCTCCAAGTTCTACCTGATCAGAGACACAGTGTTCTCCTTCACACCACAG ttCTTCGACCACCAGCAGTTCTACCTGGCGCTGGACAACAACATGATCGTGGAGATGTTGCGTACGGACCTGTCCTACCTCTGCTCCCGCTGGAGGATGACCGGCAGGCCCACCGTCTCCTTCCCCGTCTTACAGAGCATGCTCA CTGACGACCAGAAAGAAGTGGACCCTGCTGTCCTGGCCACCCTGAAGAAGCTTCAGGACGGATACTATGGAGGAGCCAG GGTCCAGACAGGCAAGATGTCACAGGTCCTGTGTACATCCAGCTGCGCCCACCTCACGTTCATGGACTGTG AGGTGGACGACCTGGCCCAGTACCTGGACCAGCTGCTGGCCGTACCAGAGGAGACCCAGAAGATCAGCAACACCGAGGGAGGACTGAACCGCTTCCGCGCCGCCGCCAACAAGACCCTGGAGATGGTGTCCCTGGTGCACAAGGCCCGCCAGCTCGACATCCACA ATGTGCAGATGTACCTGCCCACCAAGCTCTTTCGtggcccccagcccagcctgcaCCTGCTGGACTCTCAG CGCTCCAGCATCCAGGCCCCCATCTCCCTGCCCAGGGACGTGTCCGGGGGTGTGGACCACCAGGCTCTGGTCCAGATGCTGAGAACCTGCCAGAACCTGCAGGACCAGGCCGACATACTCTACATCTTCTACAAGGACAa gggtATGGACTGGGACACCAGGCTGCATGGTAAGGGCTCCACAGTGAGGCATCTGCTGAGTCAGCTGTACAGCCAGGCGGGAGCGCTGAAGCACTGGGGCCTCATACGCATGATGTCTGGGATGCTGCGCatgaaggtggaggagctggacgag GCCTGTTCTGACCTGCTGGCTCACCAGAAGCACCTGACCGTGGGTCTACCTCCAGAACCACGAGAGAAGACCATCTCAGC CCCCATACCTCCGGACCAGCTGGCCAAGCTGATTGACACGGCCAGCGAGAACAACCTCACCATCGCTGTGCTCACCCAG gagATCATGGTGTTCCTGGCCATGATCATCCGGACCCAGCCAGGCCTGTTCTCTGAGATGTTCCGGCTCCGGATAGGACTCATCATCCAGGTCATGGCTACCGAGCTGGCCCAGTCTCTCAACTGCTCAG gtgagGAGGCAACAGAGAGCCTGATGAACATGAGTCCCTCAGAGCTGAAGAACCTGCTGCAGCTCATCCTTTCTGGGAAGGAGTTTGGAGTCCAGAAGAGCG TACGTTCTACTGGTGCAAACTCAGTGGCCATTCAAGAGTCTGAGGCCTccaagacagagagaccagccgACAGGACAAGCTCTAGCAAGCACAGCAGTGACATACGCCTG TCCTTGTCCGTGCACTCTCTGGACATAGAACACATCGAGTCAGGG CGCTACAGACAGCCCTCCATTGAGTCGTTCCAGGGCCCGGCTGTTAAACCGGTGAAGGACGGCCGGCAGGGCCAGTGGCTGAGGAGGAGGCGTCTTGACGGGGCCATCAACAGGGTTCCTGTGGGCTTCTACCAGAAGGTCTGGAAGATTCTGCAGAAG TGTCATGGTCTGTCCATTGAAGGATGGgttctgtcctcctccaccacaagtGAG ATGACCCCGGGGGAGATCAAGTTTGCGGTCCACGTGGAGACGGTTCTGAACCGGGTCCCTCAGCCGGAGTACCGGCAGCTCTTGGTGGAGGCCATCTTGGTTCTGACCCTGCTGGcagagctggaggtggagacCATCGGCAGCATCATCCATGTGGAGAAGATTGTCTACATGGCAAGTGACATGTTCTACCAGGACCAG AAGGACCTAGGAGCAGAGGAGTCTCTCTTGGAGAGGGACCAGTCCAACGGCATCTGCAGACTGCTGTACGACAGCGCCCCCAGTGGCCGCTTTGGGAGCATGACTTACCTCTCCAAGGCTGTAGCCACCTATGTCCAGGACTACCTGCCTGGTGGAGCCTGTGCTATCCAATGA
- the phka1b gene encoding phosphorylase b kinase regulatory subunit alpha, skeletal muscle isoform isoform X1, producing the protein MRSRSNSGVKLDNYSRMVQKTILCHQDPVTGLLPRTADSPHAWVRDNVYSILSVWGLSLAYRKNADRDEDKAKAYELEQNVVKLMRGLLQCMMRQIEKVEKFKYSKSVGDCLHAKFSSQTCAPVVGDDEWGHLQVDATSIFLLFLAQMTASGLHIVYTRDEVDIIQNLMFYIEAAYKVADFGMWERGDKTNKGIPEINVSSIGMAKAALEALDGLNLFGAKGGPESVVHALADDIQHCQSILSSMLPRASTSKEVDAGVLSIISYPAFAVEDLSIVTLTKEEIISKLQGRYGCCRFLRDGHKTPKEDSTRLYYESSELKLFENIECEWPLFWTYLILDGIFTKSPEQVHEYREALEAIVIKQKDGIRLVPELYSVPPDKVDEEYMKPHSVERVAQGQCPLKWAQSLYVLGSLLDEGFLAPGEIDPLNRRFSTIPKPDVVVQVIILAETEEIKQLLQHQGIDSETLEDIHPIRVQPSRVLSHIYARLGRNQRLGLTGRPYRRIGVLGTSKFYLIRDTVFSFTPQFFDHQQFYLALDNNMIVEMLRTDLSYLCSRWRMTGRPTVSFPVLQSMLTDDQKEVDPAVLATLKKLQDGYYGGARVQTGKMSQVLCTSSCAHLTFMDCEVDDLAQYLDQLLAVPEETQKISNTEGGLNRFRAAANKTLEMVSLVHKARQLDIHNVQMYLPTKLFRGPQPSLHLLDSQRSSIQAPISLPRDVSGGVDHQALVQMLRTCQNLQDQADILYIFYKDKGMDWDTRLHGKGSTVRHLLSQLYSQAGALKHWGLIRMMSGMLRMKVEELDEACSDLLAHQKHLTVGLPPEPREKTISAPIPPDQLAKLIDTASENNLTIAVLTQEIMVFLAMIIRTQPGLFSEMFRLRIGLIIQVMATELAQSLNCSGEEATESLMNMSPSELKNLLQLILSGKEFGVQKSVRSTGANSVAIQESEASKTERPADRTSSSKHSSDIRLSLSVHSLDIEHIESGRYRQPSIESFQGPAVKPVKDGRQGQWLRRRRLDGAINRVPVGFYQKVWKILQKCHGLSIEGWVLSSSTTSEMTPGEIKFAVHVETVLNRVPQPEYRQLLVEAILVLTLLAELEVETIGSIIHVEKIVYMASDMFYQDQKDLGAEESLLERDQSNGICRLLYDSAPSGRFGSMTYLSKAVATYVQDYLPGGACAIQ; encoded by the exons ATGAGGAGTCGCAGCAACTCTGGGGTGAAGTTGGACAACTATTCCCGCATGGTACAGAAGACCATCCTGTGTCaccag GACCCAGTGACAGGCCTGTTGCCGAGGACAGCAGATTCACCCCATGCGTGGGTGAGGGACAACGTCTAcagcatcctgtctgtctgggggcTCAGCCTGGCCTACAGGAAGAATGCTGACCGGGACGAGGACAAGGCAAAGGCCTACGAACTGGAGCAG AATGTGGTCAAGCTGATGAGAGGTCTGCTGCAGTGTATGATGAGACAg ATTGAGAAGGTGGAGAAGTTCAAGTACAGTAAGAGCGTGGGGGACTGCCTGCACGCCAAGTTCAGCTCCCAGACCTGCGCTCCAGTGGTGGGGGACGACGAATGGGGACACCTGCAGGTCGACGCCACCTCCATCTTCCTGCTCTTCCTAGCTCAGATGACTGCCTCAG GACTCCATATTGTGTATACTCGTGATGAGGTGGACATCATCCAGAACCTCATGTTTTACATCGAGGCAGCTTATAAAGTAGCA GATTTTGGCATGTGGGAGCGAGGCGACAAAACCAACAAGGGCATTCCTGAGATCAACGTCAGCTCCATCGGCATGGCCAAG gccgcACTGGAGGCCCTGGATGGTCTGAACCTGTTTGGAGCgaaagggggtccagagtcAGTGGTCCACGCCCTAGCGGACGACATACAGCactgccag tccaTCCTCAGCTCCATGTTGCCCCGCGCCTCCACATCCAAGGAGGTCGACGCAGGCGTGCTGTCCATCATCTCCTACCCCGCCTTCGCTGTGGAAGACCTCAGCATTGTCACCCTCACCAAGGAGGAGATCATCTCCAAGCTGCAG gggagGTATGGATGTTGCCGTTTTCTGCGAGACGGACACAAAACGCCCAAAGAG gaCTCCACCCGTCTCTACTATGAGTCATCAGAGCTGAAGCTGTTTGAGAACATAGAGTGTGAATGGCCTCTGTTCTGGACCTACCTCATCCTTGACGGCATCTTCACCAAGAGCCCTGAGCAG GTGCATGAGTACCGAGAGGCGCTAGAGGCCATCGTGATCAAACAGAAGGACGGGATCCGTCTAGTGCCGGAGCTCTACAGCGTCCCTCCTGACAAG GTGGATGAGGAGTATATGAAGCCACACTCTGTGGAGCGAGTTGCCCAGGGCCAGTGTCCTCTGAAGTGGGCTCAGTCTCTCTACGTGCTGGGCTCCCTGCTGGACGAG GGCTTCCTGGCTCCGGGGGAAATCGACCCGCTGAACCGTCGCTTTTCCACCATCCCCAAGCCTGATGTTGTGGTGCAAG tgatAATCCtagcagagacagaggagatcAAGCAGCTGCTGCAGCACCAGGGCATCGATTCTGAGACGCTGGAGGACATCCACCCAATCAGAGTTCAGCCTTCCAGAGTGCTGAGTCATATCTACGCCCGGCTAG GTCGCAACCAGCGGTTGGGGTTGACCGGGAGACCGTACCGTCGTATTGGGGTGCTGGGAACCTCCAAGTTCTACCTGATCAGAGACACAGTGTTCTCCTTCACACCACAG ttCTTCGACCACCAGCAGTTCTACCTGGCGCTGGACAACAACATGATCGTGGAGATGTTGCGTACGGACCTGTCCTACCTCTGCTCCCGCTGGAGGATGACCGGCAGGCCCACCGTCTCCTTCCCCGTCTTACAGAGCATGCTCA CTGACGACCAGAAAGAAGTGGACCCTGCTGTCCTGGCCACCCTGAAGAAGCTTCAGGACGGATACTATGGAGGAGCCAG GGTCCAGACAGGCAAGATGTCACAGGTCCTGTGTACATCCAGCTGCGCCCACCTCACGTTCATGGACTGTG AGGTGGACGACCTGGCCCAGTACCTGGACCAGCTGCTGGCCGTACCAGAGGAGACCCAGAAGATCAGCAACACCGAGGGAGGACTGAACCGCTTCCGCGCCGCCGCCAACAAGACCCTGGAGATGGTGTCCCTGGTGCACAAGGCCCGCCAGCTCGACATCCACA ATGTGCAGATGTACCTGCCCACCAAGCTCTTTCGtggcccccagcccagcctgcaCCTGCTGGACTCTCAG CGCTCCAGCATCCAGGCCCCCATCTCCCTGCCCAGGGACGTGTCCGGGGGTGTGGACCACCAGGCTCTGGTCCAGATGCTGAGAACCTGCCAGAACCTGCAGGACCAGGCCGACATACTCTACATCTTCTACAAGGACAa gggtATGGACTGGGACACCAGGCTGCATGGTAAGGGCTCCACAGTGAGGCATCTGCTGAGTCAGCTGTACAGCCAGGCGGGAGCGCTGAAGCACTGGGGCCTCATACGCATGATGTCTGGGATGCTGCGCatgaaggtggaggagctggacgag GCCTGTTCTGACCTGCTGGCTCACCAGAAGCACCTGACCGTGGGTCTACCTCCAGAACCACGAGAGAAGACCATCTCAGC CCCCATACCTCCGGACCAGCTGGCCAAGCTGATTGACACGGCCAGCGAGAACAACCTCACCATCGCTGTGCTCACCCAG gagATCATGGTGTTCCTGGCCATGATCATCCGGACCCAGCCAGGCCTGTTCTCTGAGATGTTCCGGCTCCGGATAGGACTCATCATCCAGGTCATGGCTACCGAGCTGGCCCAGTCTCTCAACTGCTCAG gtgagGAGGCAACAGAGAGCCTGATGAACATGAGTCCCTCAGAGCTGAAGAACCTGCTGCAGCTCATCCTTTCTGGGAAGGAGTTTGGAGTCCAGAAGAGCG TACGTTCTACTGGTGCAAACTCAGTGGCCATTCAAGAGTCTGAGGCCTccaagacagagagaccagccgACAGGACAAGCTCTAGCAAGCACAGCAGTGACATACGCCTG TCCTTGTCCGTGCACTCTCTGGACATAGAACACATCGAGTCAGGG CGCTACAGACAGCCCTCCATTGAGTCGTTCCAGGGCCCGGCTGTTAAACCGGTGAAGGACGGCCGGCAGGGCCAGTGGCTGAGGAGGAGGCGTCTTGACGGGGCCATCAACAGGGTTCCTGTGGGCTTCTACCAGAAGGTCTGGAAGATTCTGCAGAAG TGTCATGGTCTGTCCATTGAAGGATGGgttctgtcctcctccaccacaagtGAG ATGACCCCGGGGGAGATCAAGTTTGCGGTCCACGTGGAGACGGTTCTGAACCGGGTCCCTCAGCCGGAGTACCGGCAGCTCTTGGTGGAGGCCATCTTGGTTCTGACCCTGCTGGcagagctggaggtggagacCATCGGCAGCATCATCCATGTGGAGAAGATTGTCTACATGGCAAGTGACATGTTCTACCAGGACCAG AAGGACCTAGGAGCAGAGGAGTCTCTCTTGGAGAGGGACCAGTCCAACGGCATCTGCAGACTGCTGTACGACAGCGCCCCCAGTGGCCGCTTTGGGAGCATGACTTACCTCTCCAAGGCTGTAGCCACCTATGTCCAGGACTACCTGCCTGGTGGAGCCTGTGCTATCCAATGA